Genomic DNA from Sphingomonas hankookensis:
CGATCACCACCGCCGGGCTGACCGCGTGGCGGGCGCTGGTGGTCGATGGCGGGTTGAAGGCGGGCGATCGGGTGCTGCTGCTGGGCACCGGTGGCGTGTCGATCTGGGCGTTGCAGATCGCCAAGGCGATGGGGGCGAAGGTCGCGATCACTTCGTCCAGCGATGAAAAACTGACACGGGCCAAGGCGTTGGGGGCGGATTTCACCGTCAATTATCGTAGCGATGGCAACTGGGGCGCGACGATCGCGGACTGGGCCGAGGGGCGCGGGGTCGACCATGTGGTCGAGGTCGGCGGTCCGGCGACGCTGGCGCAGTCGATCGCGGCGGTCCGGGTCGGCGGGCATATCTCGCTGATCGGCGTGCTGACCGGCATGGGTGGCGAGGTGCCGACCGCCGCGCTGATGGCGAAACAGGCGCGGTTGCAGGGGCTGATCGTCGGCAGCCGGCGCGAGCAGCAGGAGTTTGTCCGCGCGCTGGACGCGATGGCATTCCGGCCGGTGGTGGATCGGCGGTTCGGGTTGGAGGAACTGGCCGAGGCGTTCCGGTATCAGGAAGACGGCGACCATTTCGGGAAGATCGGGGTGGGGTGGTAGGGGCATCGTCTAACCCTCACCCATGCCGTACCCCCGCGCAGGCGGGGGTCCAGAGCCAAGCAGCGAAATGGTTGCGTTTGTGACCCTGGACCCCCGCCTGCGCGGGGTACGGTTACTCTACGGGAACCCGCTCAATTCCCGCTCGGCGACTTCGCCTTCACCGTCTCCGGCGGGGTGATCGGGGACAGCGTCTGCTTCTGCGTCGCGGTGTTGATGCGGCGGCGGCGTTCGAAGGGGGGCAGGTCGACGCGGCGGCCGGTCTTGAGCGCCTCAACAATTCCTTCGATCACGCGCAGGTCGGCAATGCCTTCCTCCGCGTCCGGCTCGGGATCGTCGCCGTTCAGGATGCAGTCGGAGAAATATTTCATCTCGCCGCCGAACTGGTCGGTCGGCTTGAACTTCTCTTCGCGCTTGTCGGTGCCGATCGTGATCGTCTGATGCTGGGTATCGCCATAGCCGAAGGCGGGGTCGATATGGATGCTGCCCTTGGTCCCGGCGATGGTCAGGTGGTCGACATTGCCGGCATAATAGCTGACGGTGAAGCTCGCCAGACGGTCGCCGGGCATGCGCAGCACGACCGCGAAGGTATCGTCCAGATCGCCGAAGCCCGCAGCCGCCTGCCGGGTCGCTACCGCCGATTCCACCGCGATGGGTTCCTCGCCGAACAGATAGCGGATGGCGTTGATCGGGTAGGGACCCATGTCGAACAGCGGGCCGGCGACGATGCCGTGCTTGGCGCGGTGGTTGTCGGGGTCGAGCGACTGGCTGAACGTCGCGGAGAAGGTCACGAGGTCGCCAAGCTTGCCGTCGCGCACCATGTCGATCGCCGCCAGCGTGCCGGGTTCGAAGTGCAGGCGGTAGGCGGTCATCAGCTTGGCCGACGACGCCGCCTGCGCCGCGGCGATGGCGCGGCCCTGTTCGACCGAGATTTCCAGTGGCTTCTCGCACAGGACGTGGATGCCGGCGGCGAGCGCGGGAATGGCGAATTCGGCATGGCGCCAGTTGGGCGTACCGAGATAGATGGCGTCGATCGTGCCGGACGCCAGCAGTTCGTGGAACTGGTCGTAATCATAGGTCGCGTCGACGCCGTACATCTCGGCCAGTGCCGCCGCCTTCTCCGCATCGCCGGTGACGATCGCGACCAGCTTGGAATTGCCGGTATGCTTGATGCCGGGCAGCATCGAGCGCTGGGTGATGTCGCCCGCGCCGACGACGGCGTAGCGGACCTTCTTGCCTAGCCCGAAGGCGGACGCGATGCTCATGGATGGCTTCTCCGTGGGGATGGGAATGGGGCGCCAACGCACGCCGCGCGGACATTCTCCCGCCCTTTCGGACATTTGGCCCTTATCATGGGTTATCGGTTTCATGCTGTTCCGATCCCGCGCCGCCGATCCCGCCATGCTTCGCGATGCCGAGGGCTATCTGCCGCTCGCCCGCTATGGCGCGCTGGGCGACGGACGCGCGGTGGTGCTGTCGGGCGCCGATGGATCGATCGACTGGTGGTGCGTGCCGAACATGGATTCGCCCGCGCTGTTCGACCGGTTGCTCGACGGGACGCTGGGCGGCTATTTCGCGATCACGCCGACCGAGCCGTTCACCAGCGAGCAGCGCTATCGCGACGACAGCAATGTGCTGGAGACGATATTCACGACCGCGACGGGCCGGGCGAAACTGACCGAGAGCCTCAACAGCGGGACGGCGGGGCGGCTGCCCTGGGCCGAACTGGCGCGGCGGGTCGAGGGGCTGGACGGGCATGTCGCGTTCGCGCTGACGCTGCGCTTCGGGCGGCGGGCGGATACGGTCAGCCCCTATTTTGCGCGGGCCGGCGGGCATGACGTGTTTCATGTCGGCGCAGTGCTGGGGCTGGTCCGGTGCAGCGATCATGTCGTCATCGAACGGCAGGGCGATGACGGGATCGACGGGCGGATCGCGGTGTCGCAAGGGCAGCGGGCGACGGTCGGGATCGTGGCGGGTGCCGACGAGCCGCTGGTCGTGCCACCGATCGAGGCGATCGATGGGCGCATCGACCTGTCCGACAAGGAATGGCGCGACTGGACGCAGGCGCTCGACTGGTCGGGACAGCTGCATTGTGACGGGGCGCGGCGGGCGCTGGCGATCCGCAGCGCACTGGCGCTCAAGCTGCTGCTCTATTCGCCGACCGGGGCGATCGTCGCGGCGGCCACGACCTCGCTGCCGGAGAAGGTCGGGGGGCCGAAGAACTGGGACTATCGCTATGCGTGGATCCGCGACGCCGGCTACACGATCAAGGCGTTCCTGCGCATTGGCGCCCATGCCGAGGCGAAGGCGGGCTTTACCTGGCTGTTGAAGCGTCTGGGGCAGGGGGTGCCGAAGGTCTGCTACACGCTGGGCGGCGATCCGGTGCCCGAAGTGCGCGAGATCGACATTCCGGGCTATCGCGGGTCGAAGCCGGTGGTGACCGGGAACCTGGCGACCGACCAGCATCAGCACGGGATTTATGGCGACATCTTCGAGACGGCCGAGCGGTTCGTGGCGTGCGGTAACATCCTCGACGGGCAGAGCGCGGCGACCCTGTCGCACCTCGCCGATCTGTGCGCGGATCGCTGGCGACAGAAGGATGCCGGCATCTGGGAACTGACCGAGGTGCAGCATTACACCATGTCGAAGATCAGCTGCTGGCAGGCGCTGCAACGCGCGGTCGAGCTGGCCGATGCCGGGCAGATTCCGACGACCTGCCGCGACCGCTGGGCGCGCGAACGCGACCGGATCATGGACTGGATCGGCGAGCATTGCTGGGACGAGGAGCGGGGGGCGTATCTGTGCTATCCGGGCGCCAAGGGGCTGGACGCGTCGCTGGCGCTGGCGGTGCGGTTCCGTTTCGACGGGCAGGACCGGCTGGCGCGGACGCTGGACGCGATCGACCGGGAGCTCGGCGCCGGGGCGTTCCACTATCGCTACACGGGGATGGAGCAGGAAGAAGGGTGCTTCCTCGCGTGCACTTTCTGGATGGTCGAGGCGCGCGCGATCCTCGGCCAGCACGACCGGGCCGAGGCGGCTCTGGCGGCGGCGATGGACGGGCTGAAGCATGGCACCGGGATTTTGCCGGAGATGATCGATCCGAAGACCGGCGATTATCTCGGCAATCTGCCGCAGGGGCTGAGCCATCTGGCACTGATCCAGGCGATTGCGACGCTCGGCGGAGCTGAACTTTGAGGCAGGGAACCGCTCGCCGGTTCAATAGCTTGGTCAGCTTCCTGACGGGAGAGAACCATGGATTACGGACTGGGCGGCGCGCTGGCACTGGTGACGGGCGCGGATAGCGGCATCGGGCGCGAGACGGCGCGGATGCTGTTGCAGGAAGGCGCGCGGGTCGCGATCAGCGATCAGGATGCGGACTCGCTGGAGCAGGTGCGCGCGGAACTGGTCGAGCATGGCGAGGTCGTGGCGGTCGCCGCCGACGTGACCGACCTGTCGAGCGTCAAGGCGCTGTTCGAGCAGGTGCGTAGCGAGCTGGGCGATCCGACGATCCTCGTCCATGCCGCCGGTGTGACCGGCGCGACGGGCGATTTCCTGGAGGTGGACGACGCCGGGTGGCAGTCGACGCTGGACATCAACCTGATGGGGGCGGTGCGGGTGACGCGCGAGGCGATCCCGGCGATGCGCAAGGGTGGCGGCGGCCGGATCGTGCTGATCGCGTCGGAGGATGCGGTCCAGCCCTATGTCGACGAACTGGCGTACTGCGCATCGAAGGCCGGGGTACTGAACTTGGCCAAGGGCCTGTCGAAGGCCTATGGCTGCGACAATGTGCTGGTGAACAGCGTATCGCCCGCGTTCATCGCGACGCCGATGACCGATGCGATGATGGACAAGCGCGCCGAGGAGCAGGGCACCGACCGCGACGGCGCGATCAAGAGCTTCCTGAAGGAAGAACGCCCCGGCATGACGCTGGGCCGGCGCGGCAAGGCGGAAGAGGTCGCGGCGGCGATCCTGTTCCTGGTGTCGAAGCCGGCGAGCTTCGTGAACGGCGCGAATTTGCGGGTGGATTCAGGGTCGGTGATGACGATGGCGGGGTGATGTTCCTGCCAAGTACGCAGCCTATTCCCGCGTAGGCGGGAATCCAGAGTTACGGGCGGGGCGTTCGTGGCTCTGGACCCCCGCCTTCGCGGGGGTACGGTTGGTGTGTGGGGGCGCCGGTCACCTGTTCGTTACCCGGATCAAGCCCGGGGTGACGTAGGGCGGTCAGACCAGCACCTTCTCCGGCTTGGTCACCGCTTCCAGCGGCGTGTTCGCATCGATCTCCATCAACGGCTTGAGCAGGCCGTCGCGGAGGTCGTAGACCCAGCCATGGAGTTCGAGCGGCTGGCCGGCCGCGAATGCCTTTTGCACCACGTCGGTGCGGGCCAGCTGGACCAGCTGGTCATGGACGTTCAGTTCGACCAGGCGGTTGGCGCGCTGATCCTCGGGCAGGGCGTCCAGTTCGTCGCGGTGGTTGTCGACAACGTTGCGCGCGATCGCCAGCCAGTCATGGACATGGCCGTCGACGCCGCCTTCCAGCGCAGCCTGGATGCCGCCACAGGCATAATGGCCGCACACGATGATATGGCCGACCTTCAGCACCTCGACCGCGAACTGCACCACCGACATCAGGTTCTGATCGCCCGGATCGACCAGATTGGCGATGTTGCGGTGGATGAACATGCCGCCCGGTTCGGTATTGGTCAGCTGGTCCGGCGCGACGCGGCTGTCGGAACAGCCGATCCACAGGAATTCCGGCTGCTGCCCGACGATCTGCCGCGTGAAATAGTCGGCATTTTCCTCCAGCCGTTCGGCGGCCCATGCCTTGTTGGCGAGGAGCAGGTGCTTGTATTCCCTCATGCGTAGGCGACCTCCTTGCGCGGGGCCTTGATCTGCGGCGCGGTCTTGTCGCCGATGTCGCCGCGCACCAGCACATTGATGTTGCGATACTGCGCGTTCTTGATGAAGCCGTTGATGATGTCGATATTGTCGAGGTCGACATAGCTGGTCGCCGACAGGTCGATCACCACCGTGCAGTCGTCGGGCACCTTTTCCAGTTCCTTGGTCAGTTCGACCTTGTGGATGAAGTACAGGTTGCGCTTGGCGCGCACCATGCAGCTGGCGCCGGGGCCTTCGCCGTCCTGCACGAACGTCACCGCCGGGCGGAAATTGCGGGCGATGACGAAGATGAACCCGACGACCAGCCCGATGACGATGCCCTTCAGCAGGTCGGTGAACAGGATCGCGGCGATGGTGACGACGAACGGCACGAACTGGGTCATGCCCTGTTTCCAGCGTTTGGTGAACAGCTCTGGCTTGGTCAATTTATAGCCGGTCTGGATCAGCACCGCGGCGAGCGCCGACAGCGGGATCAGGTTGAGCAGCGTCGGGACCAGCAGGACGCTCAGCAACAGCCAGGTGCCGTGCAGAAT
This window encodes:
- a CDS encoding glycoside hydrolase family 15 protein encodes the protein MLFRSRAADPAMLRDAEGYLPLARYGALGDGRAVVLSGADGSIDWWCVPNMDSPALFDRLLDGTLGGYFAITPTEPFTSEQRYRDDSNVLETIFTTATGRAKLTESLNSGTAGRLPWAELARRVEGLDGHVAFALTLRFGRRADTVSPYFARAGGHDVFHVGAVLGLVRCSDHVVIERQGDDGIDGRIAVSQGQRATVGIVAGADEPLVVPPIEAIDGRIDLSDKEWRDWTQALDWSGQLHCDGARRALAIRSALALKLLLYSPTGAIVAAATTSLPEKVGGPKNWDYRYAWIRDAGYTIKAFLRIGAHAEAKAGFTWLLKRLGQGVPKVCYTLGGDPVPEVREIDIPGYRGSKPVVTGNLATDQHQHGIYGDIFETAERFVACGNILDGQSAATLSHLADLCADRWRQKDAGIWELTEVQHYTMSKISCWQALQRAVELADAGQIPTTCRDRWARERDRIMDWIGEHCWDEERGAYLCYPGAKGLDASLALAVRFRFDGQDRLARTLDAIDRELGAGAFHYRYTGMEQEEGCFLACTFWMVEARAILGQHDRAEAALAAAMDGLKHGTGILPEMIDPKTGDYLGNLPQGLSHLALIQAIATLGGAEL
- a CDS encoding zinc-dependent alcohol dehydrogenase family protein; amino-acid sequence: MKAVALRAPGGLDRLEVVDRADPGQPGAGEIRVALRGSSLNFHDYIVVSGKSPAEDGRVPMADGAGTVEAVGEGVTDFAVGDMVVSCFFPDWQDGGPTVGDFARTPGDGIDGFAQEVVVLPATAFTLAPKGWDAVEAATITTAGLTAWRALVVDGGLKAGDRVLLLGTGGVSIWALQIAKAMGAKVAITSSSDEKLTRAKALGADFTVNYRSDGNWGATIADWAEGRGVDHVVEVGGPATLAQSIAAVRVGGHISLIGVLTGMGGEVPTAALMAKQARLQGLIVGSRREQQEFVRALDAMAFRPVVDRRFGLEELAEAFRYQEDGDHFGKIGVGW
- a CDS encoding SDR family NAD(P)-dependent oxidoreductase — encoded protein: MDYGLGGALALVTGADSGIGRETARMLLQEGARVAISDQDADSLEQVRAELVEHGEVVAVAADVTDLSSVKALFEQVRSELGDPTILVHAAGVTGATGDFLEVDDAGWQSTLDINLMGAVRVTREAIPAMRKGGGGRIVLIASEDAVQPYVDELAYCASKAGVLNLAKGLSKAYGCDNVLVNSVSPAFIATPMTDAMMDKRAEEQGTDRDGAIKSFLKEERPGMTLGRRGKAEEVAAAILFLVSKPASFVNGANLRVDSGSVMTMAG
- a CDS encoding carbonic anhydrase, which gives rise to MREYKHLLLANKAWAAERLEENADYFTRQIVGQQPEFLWIGCSDSRVAPDQLTNTEPGGMFIHRNIANLVDPGDQNLMSVVQFAVEVLKVGHIIVCGHYACGGIQAALEGGVDGHVHDWLAIARNVVDNHRDELDALPEDQRANRLVELNVHDQLVQLARTDVVQKAFAAGQPLELHGWVYDLRDGLLKPLMEIDANTPLEAVTKPEKVLV
- a CDS encoding Gfo/Idh/MocA family protein, whose product is MSIASAFGLGKKVRYAVVGAGDITQRSMLPGIKHTGNSKLVAIVTGDAEKAAALAEMYGVDATYDYDQFHELLASGTIDAIYLGTPNWRHAEFAIPALAAGIHVLCEKPLEISVEQGRAIAAAQAASSAKLMTAYRLHFEPGTLAAIDMVRDGKLGDLVTFSATFSQSLDPDNHRAKHGIVAGPLFDMGPYPINAIRYLFGEEPIAVESAVATRQAAAGFGDLDDTFAVVLRMPGDRLASFTVSYYAGNVDHLTIAGTKGSIHIDPAFGYGDTQHQTITIGTDKREEKFKPTDQFGGEMKYFSDCILNGDDPEPDAEEGIADLRVIEGIVEALKTGRRVDLPPFERRRRINTATQKQTLSPITPPETVKAKSPSGN